In Palaemon carinicauda isolate YSFRI2023 chromosome 18, ASM3689809v2, whole genome shotgun sequence, a genomic segment contains:
- the LOC137657801 gene encoding uncharacterized protein, protein MDSPHIIMLPLDGPISLDKTVDQVLMENPDQPIVIAPLEDPLDKFQHTGPSITLSTQQYDVKHEDLTRQAYIPARFRQAMVTCPEIQITHVGKIGKRKLTSSERYTPYTKKRNTGYQSCKPLKSLSDNCMKFPKNLSRNVYASRDLQQRPSTSAITLDATRNEKKQPCIPAKSAPSQTLMSSAKVQRFHESGFVGTEKSYKRNKPFTEKGESSAVTFKYSKPSLDVSRNISATKKIQKLQSTSAITFKATQASKGQLKALTKSSISKLLTSKNKKESKTYTEVSSHTTNAENLNTELVTPPNVIRNLYSPKEIKDQPITPSFFPDLFNLLQSSEQPTSSDMITNSFIPHTTQNQHTSFHSVAKDVNLNSARQGSLASSVGTSSNLIDLTQPENQAPSTSFRDLSSDIRGSPFSCGYSEAPQFQDRDPINHSELWRCLDTLTASLKEDMSGENDFETIALDEYGSKNFGNDKS, encoded by the coding sequence ATGGACAGTCCTCATATCATTATGCTTCCTTTGGATGGTCCAATTAGTTTAGACAAGACTGTGGATCAGGTGTTGATGGAAAACCCAGATCAACCTATAGTCATAGCACCTTTGGAGGACCCGCTTGATAAATTCCAACACACTGGCCCTAGTATTACCTTATCTACGCAACAGTATGACGTTAAACATGAGGATCTAACTCGACAAGCATATATACCAGCCAGATTTCGTCAAGCTATGGTGACTTGTCCAGAAATACAAATAACTCATGTAGGTAAAATTGGTAAAAGAAAGCTCACAAGCTCTGAAAGATATACACCATACACCAAGAAAAGAAACACTGGTTATCAGAGTTGCAAGCCACTCAAGTCTTTGAGTGACAACTGTATGAAGTTCCCTAAGAACCTTTCAAGAAATGTTTATGCCTCAAGGGATTTACAGCAAAGGCCATCGACATCTGCAATAACTTTAGACGCCACCCGAAACGAAAAAAAGCAGCCTTGTATCCCCGCAAAATCAGCGCCTTCTCAAACTCTGATGTCCTCTGCAAAAGTGCAAAGATTTCATGAATCCGGATTTGTTGGTACAgagaaaagttataaaagaaataaaccatTTACTGAGAAAGGAGAGTCCAGTGCTGTGACTTTCAAGTATTCCAAGCCTTCTCTTGATGTTTCCAGAAATATTTCTGCAACTaagaaaatacagaaattacaATCAACTTCTGCAATAACTTTCAAAGCCACCCAAGCATCAAAGGGACAGCTCAAGGCCCTAACAAAATCTTCTATAAGTAAACTGCTCACCAGCAAAAACAAGAAGGAATCAAAAACATACACAGAGGTCTCCTCACATACAACCAACGCTGAAAACCTTAACACAGAACTAGTGACTCCTCCAAACGTCATAAGAAATTTATACTCTCCCAAAGAAATAAAAGACCAGCCAATAACTCCGTCATTTTTCCCAGATTTATTTAACCTCCTGCAATCAAGTGAACAGCCAACATCTTCAGATATGATCACGAATTCATTTATCCCTCACACAACACAAAATCAGCACACTTCTTTTCATTCTGTTGCCAAAGATGTAAACTTGAATTCGGCACGTCAGGGTTCCCTTGCATCTTCCGTTGGTACCAGCAGTAATTTGATAGATCTTACACAACCAGAGAATCAAGCACCATCTACGTCCTTTAGAGACCTTTCCTCAGATATAAGGGGCTCTCCATTTTCATGCGGATACTCAGAAGCGCCTCAGTTTCAGGATAGGGACCCAATTAATCATTCGGAGCTTTGGAGATGCTTAGATACCCTAACTGCATCCCTCAAAGAAGATATGTCTGGAGAAAATGATTTTGAGACTATAGCACTGGATGAATATGGAAGTAAGAACTTTGGTAATGACAAAAgctga